The genomic segment CGTGAGGAGGCTGAGCTCACAATGAAGGAGTGCTGGAGAGACTGGAGCCACGTTACAGTACAGACAGTGAAGGGCTTTTCAACACTTAAATCTttggaaatgaaataaatactgattttaaaacaaagatggataAGACTGAGTGAAAACTAGAAACAGAGGAAAATGGACATGTATCCTAGGGTTTTATCTTCCTCTTCCTTTAGGTTTAGCCAAAAACCTCAAATTACAATTATGAAAACGATCAAACCTTATGGGTTTAGGGATCCCTGTTCTGATTCTGCTGTGTGTTTTGAGCCTGCACTGCCTTATACTTCATGAGAGAAGAGCTGGAGGACATCAGCCGGCATTTATGTGTGACTCTGAAAGCAGCATGAAAACAATTTGCAACAACCTGTAACCCCCAGAGAAGAGTGAGCAAACAAgaatttattgtaaaacaaaacaaatgcatcAGATATAAAGTGTGGCAGAAAAGAATTTTCCAGCAACTTGTTCCAcctaaaaagctgaatttgCTCTGTAATGTTAATCCAGGAAGTCTCCTTGTATGACACAACTTgataatcattttatttcctcatttttgCGTGAATTATTTcacattcaaaaatgaaaagacacaCTTTTGTCTAAATAtaagcagaaaaataataaatgatgaaAGTGTAAAAACTCACCTAAATGTTTTAAGATGCTTCCCATTCATTATGTCGGGGATTTCTGCAAATACAACATTAAATGTTACATAGAGCTACGAGAAAAGTTTGTGATTATTGCATATTAATCTGAGATAAGtgaaaaagtagttttaagcttatcaacattttaaaactgagaTGATAAttcacaaaacagaaaattgtttCCAAAGAGTCAATGTCAAAGTTCagaatatgcaaaaaaataaataaataaaaaaatagaaaagtacaagagctgatacatttttttcccgcTGAAGTATTAACCTCCAACTTACACAAGTCAAGGAGTTTTcacgtgacttttttttaaagagaagtcTCCTTAGTGTTTAAACAAGCTTTTCTGTTTCTGAGAATAATGAACTCATCTGCTGTCATGTACAAATTCTTAATTAGAACTGAATCTCTAAAACAGGGGTAGCCTATTAgagaaatgatcaaaacataTGATGTGATACAACATCAATTATTCATTGATACAACagttaacaaaaaatgtgtttatattaaatcctattcatcttattttatttcttaaaatgctgaggatttttttcataaatccaTCTGATGATGCCATAAGCAAAAAACAAAGGTATCCTCCATATGGACTTACCAAACCCGATGCCCTCAAACTGCGCCCGCTCACGCTCTACAGTCTGTTTGATGGCCGCTTCTCTGGCACCATGAAGACGACCTTGTCGACCCTTAATCCCATTTGATAACTCGATCTGTTCCAATTCTGAATCAAACCTATGAAAGTATCTGAGCACACAATAGAGGGACACAAACTCATTACTTACATGCAATTgtctatttaaaatgaaaatgctaaTACTACAACAAAAAGGCACAACAAAACCATAAAGCTTTGAATCCATGGTAATAAATGctatgttgtttttagaaatttatattttttacattttttctgccTTGATctgcaaaaaatacatatacaaacatgttaaactcattttttgcAGTGGTTCCcttcaaaaatatataactgAATATTGAAGAATGTTGAGTGTTGACCTAAAAGAGTTGCAGCTTGATCTGTAGAGATGTGCAGCATTAAGTTCCAACAGAATATAACAGAAAACCCGTTTCATACCTTTCTATTATCTCACAAGCATCTTTCCGTGTGTAACTTGATTTTGTTGCATCTAACTGACTCTGAAACCACAGCAGCTTCTCACCTGTGATTTTAACATAGACAATCAGAACCACACTGAGCTTGATGTGGATGAAGTCATTTGACGCATTAACCTGCTTACCAATGTGGTTCAGACGTGTAgctttttcattctttaacCTGAAACCATCATAGAGAAAATGACActttaacaaaactttttaaaacagaattaaaacactagtacttttacaatttcaaaatagaacATCTAAATCTACAAAAGATTAACATCAGAATCTACTTATCAAAAAAGGGACGACTgcataaacagttttaaaaaataaatagaaatattgtaaataatGACCCCCCTCcctatttttaacaaattgaaCGTAGAGTGAACACACACATGGAAGTGTAATATTAAAGCAAAAGACAAATGTTGAAAGATATTCATTTCTTAGGGGAAAATGTTATAATTAGCAACTTGTaaattttctgactttattttaacatccacaataacttttttatattgatCACCCTAATCTTTACGCCGGGGTAGCTACTTGGAGcgcttgttttattattattattattattgctgttgttttgtatttgttcaccgttctttcttcttctgcttgttCTCCTCTCGAGCCAGATATGACGCTTTCCTGCTGTACGGATGAACAACCTTCTCCGCCGCTTTACTCTTCTGGATTTTCGGCTGAAAAACACACGCAAACAGTTAAATTACTCTGTAGGGTGCTTAAAACCacataacagttttagtttaaagaaGTGACTCGCAGCAGTCTCACCATCTCCAAAGTTCTATTAAAAAACACGCGTGGACCTGTGTTGACAGCTGGAACGGAAGCGGAAGTTGTCCGTCACTATGAATTGTTCGTATACATTTAGTACGGAAGTAAGAATGTTCCGAGTGTAAAAAGTCTAAGAATTagggggtttaaaaaaaaaataaaactggaaaaagttgATTAATAAttcttgaaacattttctaaataagtTTCTCAGGCTGTGAGTACTCTCAATATTAGTATTTGAATCCACTGATAAAAACTGTGATATAACTCAGTGACTCTAAGCTaaaagtagtacacttgaagtttagTTGATCTAGTATCAGTACAGAAAGTGTACTGAACagaatatttatgtttattattccCATTATATGTTTTCATTACTTGAAAGAAAGTTATGGAGAGGGAAACTCCTCTTTCATTTAACAGAAATTCATGAAATACAGCACAACATTTTCAAGCAGAGACAAAACAAGTTTTGTGTCTCCCAAATTGAGTTACAGCAGTAACAAGCTGAGTGAGTTCATATGACCCAGTGAGATAAATACAGCCTTTTGATGCTGGGATAGCGGTTATGGACATCAGACTTGTCTTTTGCATTTCAAACAGGAGCTCTTCAGATAGACTTTTAGCTTTGGTTGTCTGTGGGAAAAACACATTCAGATTGTTCaacatatttatattcatttgtCTCTGCTCTACTCCTTTTACAAagacttcagatttttaaagctactgttaatttttctaaataactgtttaaaatgtgtatttttgcagACATTCTTTTGGAAAAATGCATTAGTAATATTTAcattgatgtttatttatttgatatttatttagtaaTATATACAGTTTTACTAacatatgatttgaataaaagcCAGAGGTACTTTTACTGCTTTATCTGGGTATTGTTCGGAAATGAGGACGTCTAAGTTGCTTGGTtgtaataaatctgtttttatgacTGCTGgactacttaaaatgttttgggcAAAAGTGAGTTTTGTGCACGGTCTTGAAAATATGGAAGTTTGTTAATTTGTACATTGTGATTTGATGCCAAACTCTACTAGTCTGGAGTTTGTTTATGTGACTTTGAGTGTTAAATTTAGCTGCTGCTCTTGTGCTGATGTGCCAAGTCTCTTGTTTGATGCTCAGAGGATTTATTGCTGTAAGCAACACTGCAGCTTTGTGGTTAATGGTTGTTTTTTGTGGTATGTCTGTTCGACTATCAGATCCAGTGTGACAAAAATGGAGCCACCAAATATTCTCATCAGTGAAAAGAACTTTGGTGTTGTTAGTGATACCACAACACATTGCTTTTCGCTTGCTGTCTTCTCCAGAGAAATACATATCTGATACTGAACactgcaggtgaagttttccagattccttccatttcttgcaagataatcaagtgtaaattgaATATGTGAACGAGCAAATAATTTAAGACAAATCTattcatgttttagtttcataaagttcagcccactgttgtcttttcacatcaaaataatacaaactgaacattctaccacactgtatggtcacatgtctttgcaaaattcaaagtgtttcacaCATTGGACTATAATTATGTCTTGATCCttgtgtgttgtctgctttgATGGTCGTTTTAACGTTTTAGCAATGTGGCAAAGTGGTTGGGTTATGGTGCAATAATTCAAAGAGTACATGAACAACGCCACCCCGGAATACAGGAGCCGGGGAACCCAAGGGCAGTTCTGACAAAGGACACATAGATTGTTCCCAACAAGCCAAGACGTGGttcaatttcaataaataattgtattaccagataaagcaaattaaaagggtcaaagctaaattaaaaaccCTACTTGGGGAACGCTTACCGGCAGAACGCTGGGCGTACGAGGGGAGGACACAcaaaaaaccccccaaaaaacaaactggatTTCACCCCACAgtgacatgcacacacacgtgaaATGAATTTGGACCCACACCAGGAAACGCACACAAACGAGCCACCGTCTTCGCCCAACACACTCTGCCAAGCACTTCaccctgaaaaaaagaaaaccaatgaGTAGGGTTGTCAGCAGATAAAaagcaactaaaaaaaataaaataaaattaaaaaaagatatgcTGACACCTAAaccacacacacctacacactcACACCTAAAACAGAAtctaataataaaatcaaaaagggAAGGCAACCGTCCATACAATCTCAGGGGCCCGTAGCAGTGGGCCTGAAGCAGCGGCGGCACGCCGGGGGGGCCCTGAAGCAGCGGCGACACGCCAGGGGCCCCTGAAGCACCGAGCTGGCAGAGCTTTGGTTTCTCTGCACAGTACAGGAAAccgaatcaaaaaaaaaaataagaatctaAAACTAGCTGTGCAAAAAGCTCCTTAACAGCAGTGGTGCCTTTCTGCACctaaaacagataaaagttacaattaagaattaaaaaaatcaacaggcATAAGCACAAACACCTAAAGTGCATCAATACCACCTGAATGGCTGGTGGAAAAAGGATCCACACTAAGTGCTCGCACCCCAGGTCAGCCTCTCCAAGTAATGGagtgctttgtttgtttactgatACTGAATATAAAACAACAAGTTAAAAACCAAGTCACCATTCACTCCAAGGGAGACAGCATGGCTGACCTTACCCAAACCAGCAGAGAGCTGACAACCAGGAAGTAGGCAGGGCTGTACACAGTGCATCAGATCCCTATAGGGTGAGCCAAACCATTTTTATACGGTACCCTTACCCAGGTAGTCAGTGATTGGGAGATTGAGTGCAGCTGCACAGACTGCTGCTACAGTAACATAAACCTACCATGCCTCAATCCTATTCTGGACGTCATGTGTCTGGTGGGAAGAAACTATCCAGATGGCTCGTTTGAAAGGCATGATGAGGCAACGGCATTAGCTGTGGGAAGGTCGTCTGTTGAGATCTAAACCGCGATATGCAACTGACCTCTATGAATTGATGTCTTTCTTTAGCTGTGAGCTTTGAGAATGAACAAAATCTGATATATTTATTTGCACCTAGTGAGTAATAACGGCATTACTAACGGCTTTATGTCTAATAAAGTTGAAACTGAGGGTGTTTCTGCTGTAAACAGGGTCTGACTTATTTGAACAACCAGTCACCACGCTGGGGTGTGAACTTATTTGGCTTCAATTCCTCAGATTTTAAACACCAACCCTCATAaggaaaatactgaaaaaaaggaaagtctgagataaaattcagctttttctcTCACATTCATCATTGGGGATGGAATAATTATTAAGTctctttctttttagttttctgcTGCCATCGTTTAGTGAGAAATTAGTTTCAAATCCCTTTTAATGCCACGTTTGACATGCTGATATGAGACAACGTTCACAGACGCTTCAGGCTGCAGCCACCGTGTTGGAACATGCCCCCGCCAACGTTCAACGGAAGACAAAAAGAAACTATCAACCAAGAGATAATCACTGTAGCATGACCCACAGATTCATGATCAGTAATTCACCGCACAGCGTGGCTGAGGATCCGGCATCAACTGGTTTTGAGAAGCACGTGTCCACTGAAAAACAGAACGAGTTCACATTTTTGGAGTGGACTCTCCCAATGAGGATGAGGAGACACACCTGACCGAGcgacacctttttttttaactttttaggaAGAGGCCGTCCCTCATCCAAGTTTGCTCTGCCTTCTCCTGACTCTGTTAGTGGCTGGCCTGCATACCGGGAATGCAGCTGAGAAACCGTCAGACTTGTAGCTACAAGCACACGGCTTATTGCATCACATCCGAGTGAGTTATCAGAGTGAGTTTGTGGGTGtgtttgggacttttttttgtgaaactttaaGTCAGATCAGGAAGTGTAATGTTGTGACAGTGCAGGAAGACGGTGGTGCATAATGCCACCATGTCTGACTCTTTAACTGGTAAAATGAGAGGCGCTTGGGTCAACacccctctgctgctgctgctgctgctgctggcctgTCTGACCAGAACAGGTAAGGCAGAAAACAACAGCGTCTTTGCCTGCTGGTTTGGGAGAAAACAGCCTTCTCTTTCTCCGCCCTGCTTTTCCTCTGCTGCTTGACTTTCTTTTATCAGGCTAAGTAAAtggagtttttctttcaaatatttttttccattttttacttCTCACTAAACTCAACAAAAGATAGTTCAATACTTTAATTTACCTTGATTTAAtgagtattttctttttgctgaacTCTTGTCAAAAACACTGAACACTTTTTTGAACATACTTAtaaacttatttgttttttaaatcttttcttttaaatcttactaaaaaaaactatctgtGGGGAACTAATTGCTCAACATCCTGTTGTTTTCCATCCTGCCCAATCTAAAAAACTTTGCAATAGTTtgaatttctgcaaaaacttaCTTAAACTTTGACAGTGTTCCAACTTGTTTCTGTTGAAGTTGTTTTGCTGCCTACATGTCAAATACAGTTAAAAGCTCACAGTTTATCAGTACAAGAgattttactgaaataattgtcatttttccagGACTTATTGCTTTGTAGTGACAAAAATGatttgtcattgttttattgCAGCAATTTCCCAAGAGGATGACGATTCTGCTTTAGAAACATCTTCTTCAGACAACACGGAACAGCCAGACAGTAATACTGCAGCTCCAGGTAGtacttaaagttttttaaaacatttttcttaaatagttTAGAAAGAAATCACAATAGATTTTCCATTCCCTATTATTCAAACTTAGAGATGATATTGTACAAGACATTTGGTTGAGAGCTACACGGTGCTGCAGTGATTAGTGCTCTTACCTCACACCAGAAAGGCTCTGGGTTCCTGCTGGAACTTTTTggtgtggagtttgcatattTTCTCCACAGTCCAAAAGCATGCGTTATGTGTTAATCGGTTACTCTAAAGTGTCCTTAGGTGTCTATATGAGAGTAATTGTGTGGCCGTGACTGCATTAAAAATACGATGGACTTTCAGttgaaaaaatataagtaaGTTTAAAACTTGTCTCTAAGTTCGTTGAACCAAAAAATTTCTATAAAagaaggttttttatttatgtaatatgTATATGCATTTTGAGGTGAAttacaaatgagaaaaagtgaaacatgagagaaaaaaaaatatataaatggtgaatggcgtatacttgtatagcgcttttcccCCTTCCTTCGAAGGCCCAAAACGCTTTACAGTCAGTGTCCCACTCACTGATGGttgctctgctgccgaacactggcaccaaccttccaccagaggcaatttggcaatataaaagtttttctaTTAGCTTTCTATTCCAAGTTAATGCACTCGGAAAAAGCTCTTAAACTAAACCAGATTTTACTAATTGTCTTAAATGGCTACAAAATGTGTCCAAGTAAATCAAATCTTGCACATCTCAAGTCTAATATGATGTCTTTCAGATTTACAAGATTACACAgtggaaaatacagaaataacaGAAGAAGGTAAGAACTATACACACAAAATAGATGACGATTTTAACCAGCAACATTTTACGAGATAATGGTTTATTATTTTAGCCtatatattactttttaagcaaaaactaTTCAAACTATCGACATGTTTACAAGTATCACTTCCTTTTTAGTGACACGACAATATCTCAAGTAAcaggatgtttttaaatgcagatGACCAAGAAAGTGTGGATCCTACAAATGCTGAAGGTCCACAATCAGACAACCCGCAGGGCCGAAAATATCTGCCagaaggtaaaaataaaaacacagttagtGATGTTTTTGATGCTTTGACTTTCGTACTTTTTAGTGAGTTCATTGTTACATTTAGGCAGATTAAATGttggtaaaacataaaaatataacagttaaagatgtttgttttttgcgtGATCAGTGGCTATTTTCACCAAATTTCAGAAAATTCTTGAGTTTTTCTCTCGTTTCATTTGAATGTAGTCAACTGTAACCACTTCATCCTTTCTTTTGGTCTCTTTTCGTTTACAATTCTACATGggaaatgtgttaaaatgttgcAAAGTATGAAAGTTATAAACATTTCTGTTCAAACCTCTTTCAGGTACAAGTACATCATACAGTTCCATCTCTCCAGGTCCAAGCAGTTTAAGTACAAGTAAATACTTTCATCACTCTCCTCTTTTTGTCAAGCTGCATTTCCACAACCACACCACTGAACATACCTAATGTTTTCCTGTTCGGTTTCAGCTGAGGGGAGTGCAGATGAACCTTCCTCACAAGAAGGTACAAACCTGGGTTATTACATGAACCCATATGTCAGGCAAACTAAAGTATTTATTCTGAGAAATGATTCACATTTTGTTCAGAGGTGGTGGGTAGTAATAAGGGTAGTTGTTCTTTACATACATTAAGTATTCCCAAGAGTACTTTTACAGCACCATACTTTTAGCTTTACTTGAACAGGTATGTGATCTAAAGGAGCACTCTTACTCAGCCACATCAttcaacatttgtttaattgttaaggggccataccatgcttttcttaattCTTTCAGTGTAAACTATATTCATGaaattatcatatttttgttaactattttcatacccagaagtaaaacgactaaATCTACGAGGCTGAGGGTTCTGCCCATTTCCTGATGTCATCCTAGAACCATGGTGCCATCCATGAAAAAAcatcccaattttttttattgatgtccATACAGTGTAGCCAGGGAATATATCCCCAAattttggcacagacagaatggtgatggttAATgggtttattttaatgaaattcgaacaaaaaaatgcagacaacaccagatgaacaattcaggatttattgaaataatgaaaactttgttctgattagcactggctgtgaacgtttcttttctttttgaagcatcatcaatctccgcatcaaaaatccttttcatgAGTTTACTTCTGCCTTTGCTGAATAATCcttgttcaaaccagttctttgTAATTCGTcactccctttctccaccaggcaatagtctgctccctttctccaccagccAATAGTaggctccctttctccaccaggcaGTAGTcggctccctttctccaccaggcaatagtctgctccctttctccaccagccaatagtctgctccctttctccaccagccAATAGTaggctccctttctccaccaggcaatagtctgctccctttctccaccaggcaatagtctgctccctttctcccaCCGTCTTCCCAATCATCTGCTTGAGACCTTCTCAGATACGTTCAGGTTCCATCCCGACATGTCGTGTAGATTCCTCCCCAGAAGTTTCTTCACTAAGTTTGAGCACTAAATGGAATGAACGTTTCTTGGCCATTGCTATACTGGCATACAACACAGACAGCCggcgtctgcacgactgtgcacgAGCCGGGGGATATAGGGCTAgtgaagctagctgatcatCGCTCTTCGCAGATAAAGTGTTTATGTTAGCCCTGGgagcagtgcagactcttcctggagggggcggttctcaacttgtgatgtcagcatgtgaggacttgctcgttttcatgggtatgggaggggctgctgctgagagcgcaggttttttgaggattattcagaaatgcgtgaacggatGATTatctcttttggtttgtttatagtgaggaatgaacagtataatacactgaAAAGCGGAAAAAGTTGTTTTGGTATGTTTCattgtatggcccctttaaatttATACAATCTATCCGCTGTAGCTATTgccaaaacatctttttaatcagtttagCCGACATTTTGCTTCATTGTTTAGAAATATCAGAATGTGTCagttattcttgttattttgaTTCCTGGCTGTTTGAGAAAATAGTCTACGCCAAATTACACTGTagtaaactgcatttttgtttttgaaggagTTTGAACATGCAATCATGTCGTATTTTTTGCTgggtttcatgtttttcttgcttttacttttacaatgCCTTTAAATAATTAGATTGtgaattcaaagaaaaaaaatcaaattcaattaAACAGATTNNNNNNNNNNNNNNNNNNNNNNNNNNNNNNNNNNNNNNNNNNNNNNNNNNNNNNNNNNNNNNNNNNNNNNNNNNNNNNNNNNNNNNNNNNNNNNNNNNNNNNNNNNNNNNNNNNNNNNNNNNNNNNNNNNNNNNNNNNNNNNNNNNNNNNNNNNNNNNNNNNNNNNNNNNNNNNNNNNNNNNNNNNNNNNNNNNNNNNNNNNNNNNNNNNNNNNNNNNNNNNNNNNNNNNNNNNNNNNNNNNNNNNNNNNNNNNNNNNNNNNNNNNNNNNNNNNNNNNNNNNNNNNNNNNNNNNNNNNNNNNNNNNNNNNNNNNNNNNNNNNNNNNNNNNNNNNNNNNNNNNNNNNNNNNNNNNNNNNNNNNNNNNNNNNNNNNNNNNNNNNNNNNNNNNNNNNNNNNNNNNNNNNNNNNNNNNNNNNNNNNNNNNNNNNNNNNNNNNNNNNNNNNNNNNNNNNNNNNNNNNNNNNNNNNNNNNNNNNNNNNNNNNNNNNNNNNNNNNNNNNNNNNNNNNNNNNNNNNNNNNNNNNNNNNNNNNNNNNNNNNNNNNNNNNNNNNNNNNNNNNNNNNNNNNNNNNNNNNNNNNNNNNNNNNNNNNNNNNNNNNNNNNNNNGTcggctccctttctccaccaggcaATAGTCGGCTCCCTTTCTCCCACCGTCTTCCCAATCATCTGCTTGAGACCTTCTCAAATACGTTCAGGTTCCATACCAACATGTCGTGTAGATTCCTCCCCAAAAGTTTCTTCACGAAGTTTGAACACTGAATGGAATGAACGTTTCTTGGCCATTGCTGAACTGGCATACAACACAGACAGCCGGCATTTGCACGACTGTGCACGAGCCGGGGGATATAGGACTAgtgaagctagctgatcatCGCTCTTCGTTTATGTTAGCCCTCGgagcagagcagactcttcctggagggggcggttctcaacttgtgatgtcagcatgtgaggacctgctcgtttcaatgggtatgggaggggctgctgctgagagcgcaggtttttcgaggattattcagaaatgcgtgaatggatgATTATAcctcttttggtttgtttatagtgaggaataaacagtataatacactgaAAAGCGGAAAAAGTTGTTTTGGTATGTTTCAtgatatggcccctttaaactTACACAAACTTTCCGCTGTAGCTATTGCCAAAACAACTGGATGTTCctttttaatcagtttagtcGACATTTTGCTTCATTGTTTAGAAATATCAGAATGTGTCagttattcttgttattttgaTTCCTGGCTGTTTGAGGAAATAGTCTACGCCAAATTACACTGTagtaaactgcatttttgtttttgaaggagTTTGAACATGCAAccatgtcatatttttttctgggtttcatgtttttcttacttttacttttacaataATTCCATTGtgaattcaaagaaaaaaagaatcaaattcaattaaacaggtttcagattaaaatcaaggttctaaagtcccactctgatcacctTTTGACCTGTTGGAAAATCGTTCCTAGtggctttttaattatgatttgccatttttttgtag from the Oryzias melastigma strain HK-1 linkage group LG1, ASM292280v2, whole genome shotgun sequence genome contains:
- the tma16 gene encoding translation machinery-associated protein 16 — encoded protein: MPKIQKSKAAEKVVHPYSRKASYLAREENKQKKKERLKNEKATRLNHIGEKLLWFQSQLDATKSSYTRKDACEIIERYFHRFDSELEQIELSNGIKGRQGRLHGAREAAIKQTVERERAQFEGIGFEIPDIMNGKHLKTFREWTGDLRKLPNIKLRKVSSKGLNTKNEAKEDAEEEHEEDKDGCSEEEDESAQMSDSH
- the tmem154 gene encoding transmembrane protein 154 isoform X2 — protein: MSDSLTGKMRGAWVNTPLLLLLLLLACLTRTAISQEDDDSALETSSSDNTEQPDSNTAAPDLQDYTVENTEITEEDDQESVDPTNAEGPQSDNPQGRKYLPEGTSTSYSSISPGPSSLSTISDPQSVSSSSSPEDSEDSNLMLILIPVVVVTLVGVTVCGFFIIRKLKQNTIRRESVKEDQFLEESSTEKVPMPMFEEDVPSVLELEMDDLDGPWMKKDC
- the tmem154 gene encoding transmembrane protein 154 isoform X1: MSDSLTGKMRGAWVNTPLLLLLLLLACLTRTAISQEDDDSALETSSSDNTEQPDSNTAAPDLQDYTVENTEITEEDDQESVDPTNAEGPQSDNPQGRKYLPEGTSTSYSSISPGPSSLSTTEGSADEPSSQEVSDPQSVSSSSSPEDSEDSNLMLILIPVVVVTLVGVTVCGFFIIRKLKQNTIRRESVKEDQFLEESSTEKVPMPMFEEDVPSVLELEMDDLDGPWMKKDC